A DNA window from Castanea sativa cultivar Marrone di Chiusa Pesio chromosome 7, ASM4071231v1 contains the following coding sequences:
- the LOC142643816 gene encoding dirigent protein 22-like: MTKLALVLLLFSLGMAMQLVQSTNDEPKEVDRWIQKLHHGEEKVSRLHFYFHDTLSGKNPSAVEVAEASMTKKSPTSFGRLNIFDDPLTEGPKSTSKLVGRAQGLYGLADQQQLGLLLAMNVFFTTGKFNGSSLTILGRNAVFHSIREMPIIGGTGAFRLARGFVQAKTHFFNLTSGDAIVEYHVVAMHY, translated from the exons atgacaaaGCTAGCTCTAGTCCTATTGCTTTTCTCTCTAGGCATGGCCATGCAATTGGTGCAAAGCACCAATGATGAGCCCAAAGAAGTTGATAGATGGATCCAAAAGCTTCATCATGGCGAAGAGAAAGTCTCTAGGCTCCATTTTTACTTTCATGACACACTATCAGGCAAAAACCCAAGTGC AGTGGAAGTAGCTGAAGCATCAATGACTAAGAAATCACCCACCTCGTTTGGACGACTCAACATTTTTGATGACCCATTAACAGAAGGACCTAAATCCACCTCCAAGCTTGTGGGTCGAGCTCAAGGACTATATGGGTTAGCTGACCAACAACAATTGGGCCTACTTTTGGCCATGAACGTTTTTTTCACAACTGGGAAATTCAATGGTAGCAGTCTCACTATTTTGGGCAGGAATGCAGTGTTTCATTCAATCCGTGAGATGCCAATTATAGGTGGGACTGGCGCTTTCCGATTGGCACGTGGATTTGTGCAAGCAAAGACACATTTTTTCAATCTTACCTCTGGGGATGCTATTGTCGAGTACCATGTTGTGGCTATGCATTATTGA
- the LOC142643815 gene encoding dirigent protein 23-like yields MAKLSFVLIVLLFSLVASITLAQSFKEEKWATRLKFQRKKETVTNLQFYFHDTLSGKNPSAVRVAEATETEKSPTLFGVIMMADDPLTETPDPNSKLLGRAQGLYGSAGQQEMGLIMAMNFGFIDGIYNGSSISLLGKNSAMHLVREMPIVGGTGLFRLARGYAIAQTHWIDFTTGDAIVGYNVTVVH; encoded by the coding sequence ATGGCAAAACTTAGTTTTGTACTAATAGTATTGCTATTCTCCCTAGTGGCAAGCATCACATTGGCTCAAAGCTTCAAGGAAGAGAAATGGGCAACAAGGCTTAAGTTCCAAAGGAAAAAGGAGACAGTGACCAACCTCCAATTCTACTTCCATGACACACTCAGTGGGAAGAACCCAAGTGCAGTTAGGGTGGCTGAAGCTACTGAAACTGAGAAATCTCCAACACTATTTGGTGTTATCATGATGGCAGATGATCCATTGACTGAGACACCTGATCCAAATTCAAAGCTCCTGGGCCGGGCTCAAGGACTATATGGGTCTGCAGGACAGCAAGAGATGGGACTGATAATGGCCATGAACTTTGGGTTCATAGATGGCATCTACAATGGTAGCTCTATTAGCCTTCTTGGCAAGAACTCGGCTATGCATCTGGTTCGAGAGATGCCAATCGTCGGTGGAACCGGGCTTTTCCGGCTAGCGCGTGGCTATGCCATTGCTCAGACACATTGGATTGATTTCACCACCGGCGATGCTATAGTTGGCTACAATGTTACAGTGGTTCACTAA